ggttcgcaaattagatgcgcataatttaatcgaaggatttggcTAGTTATCTTCTTCAAAAaaagtgtgttttgtgcagggtcaaggccaaaaatacggaaaaaaatgaaacaaaagaacttgtcgagttttataaccatctccatgcattataACTATGGTTACACTGTATTGGTCCTCTTTCTTTTGCTTAACCCACCCAAAGCACTTTTGTTTTCTCGTTGTTTACCATGAGGCCAGAGATAAATTTGAAATCTGTCCAAAACCTTTACTGCGTATAGAAAGGAGCCGTATAAGTCATCGAGAACATTAGAGTCCTCTTAGGAGGACTcggattttttttccaagtatgCCCGTGTCACTGACAGATTAACATCTCTTCTCATTCGTTTACCGGGCTAAACTGAAACttgaatagttaacaactattccccgaagtggaggtggctagtggtggatagccattgacactgaggtgaaaacggttgttttagtataatacaAAAATAATGAGATAATGTAGCTAAAAAACATGatattaactcatttattcctgcaacgattacaacattttcgggcgcaaatcccggCCGCGTGAGgcgctcggaggtgaatagcaaggGATATTTGGAGTTTAACTGAGCTAAAATCAGAGCGCGTCTTCAACGCTATCCAGTGTCTTAGTGTATACTAAATTCCGATATtgctttctttgatttgaatAATTCGCAAAATCAATGCTGGAGCTTTGTTTGTTTAAACGTATGCCAACATACTGCAGCAATTCAAATTTGACGTTATTTTTGTCATCTTACAAAACTTGGGCAAATCCTATGAATGTGCCTTTCAAATCTTGACTTCACAAAATAGCATTTTGTTATCGACTCCTCTCACTCTTCGACGTATACTTTAAACCAACCAacaaacaatcaatcaatcattcttCAGCTTCGATTTGCGGTATAATGACCCGCTGAAGCAGTTTAAATATTCCCCGGGTTTCTTATCAGTAgcattcgttttttatttaagAATCTCTGCAGCAGCAGCCCGTGTCTGAATGGTGGAACTTGTCAAGCCGGATTTACTAGTAAAGGATTTCGATGCCTTTGTACCAACGGCTCCTCTGGAAATAAATGCGAGATAGGTAATTTACAAAACGCTGATTTTAATATGCAAGCAAACTGAAACGCTTAATAACGCAGATGTCGGATATCTGCTGTTAAATTTATCACGTAACCACAGATATAACAAAATTGCTTTCTTCCGTTACAAGTATTTTATTTCCAGCTTGGTTAGTTCCTTACTTAGTTTTGCAAATAGGCAAACTCTGAAGTTTAAGTGCTCGACGCTGGCAGTGACAAGATCATGATGGCTAGCATTGGAAGCTAAAGAAATTTCCTTCTCAGTTGTAATTTTTCTTGCGAACAGTATCCGTCTATTGAGGCTCGGACTTACTCACAACTTACTGAGGCTGCTATCTATACTGGGTGAAGTAATTCGTAGTTTCTATAATTAACAGATGCCCCCATGAGCCTCTTTTTGTGTTGTTTGACCTTACGGAATAAAAATCAAGAAGTTACCAGGCGAGGGTGTCTAACAAGTCTCAGTTTGGTATATTATGATTTCCTCTTCAGCAAAATCTTGCAGCCAATTGAAACGAATGGCTCCTGCAGCAGAGAGTGGAGTTTACATCATCGATCCTGATGGCAAAGGAAAGTTAACGCCATTTAAAGTCACCTGCAATATGACTGAAAAGAATGGAGTCGGCGTGACAATCATCAGTCACGACAGTGAAAGCAAAACGCATGTCCAGGGATGTGAACCAGCTGGTTGTTACTCACGTGACATTAACTACACCGGAGCGAGTCTGTCTGAGCTGGCGATTCTCACGAGTATCTCCTCACATTGTGAACAGTTTATCAAGTACGAGTGTCATGGTTCTATGATTTTTCACCACCAAATAAGAAATATTGGATGGTGGGTGTCACGTGACTCGGAGAAAATGACGCATTGGGGCGGAGCATCTGGTAATGACAAATGTGCTTGCGGAATGACCAACTCATGCGCAGACTCTCGCTTTGGTTGTAACTGTGATAAGAATGACGAGGTCTGGCGTGAAGACAGCGGTCTCCTCACTGACAAGACAGAGCTTCCAGTTAAACAGCTCAGGTTTGGAGATACTGGAGACACAGGAGAGCACGGGTACCACACACTGGGAAAATTCAAATGCTATGGAATAGCATGATCTCAAGAGATCTTGCTTCACAGTATTTATCACGGTTTAATGAAAACTGAGACACTGTCACTCATAATGCTGATAAAATTGGATGGCACATAGTATATCTAATAATGAGAggttttgagaaacattttagaataaaaagTAGCGATATAAATACATAACGTTTCGGCGATgacatgtcaccattatcaaatgcaaattataagAAGATAGTGAACGTTACTTATACAATGACTCCATTCCAGcaaaactgtttatttaaaatctttttttcccattcttttgtttattcccgCCTCATTTGTTTCAATGTAATTTGTCACTATTGTATATATAACGTTCACTATCTTcttataatttgcatttgataatggtgacatgtcgccgaaacgtcatgtATTTATATCGCtacttattatatggctctgtctcacgaggactgggaactacaaaattcacgaatttgattggctaaaatcgatattgaccgcggtctagattttcccatctagaccggcatctagaccggtaatgttttgggGTGAAAAGATGCAGACTAAAATGCAAaagtattgagtattttcttctaccaatatttatttagggaagtgccaaacagcatgatgacaa
The Montipora capricornis isolate CH-2021 chromosome 10, ASM3666992v2, whole genome shotgun sequence genome window above contains:
- the LOC138019969 gene encoding contactin-associated protein-like 2 isoform X1 → MAPAAESGVYIIDPDGKGKLTPFKVTCNMTEKNGVGVTIISHDSESKTHVQGCEPAGCYSRDINYTGASLSELAILTSISSHCEQFIKYECHGSMIFHHQIRNIGWWVSRDSEKMTHWGGASGNDKCACGMTNSCADSRFGCNCDKNDEVWREDSGLLTDKTELPVKQLRFGDTGDTGEHGEVPNSMMTKMRMTSKL
- the LOC138019969 gene encoding contactin-associated protein-like 2 isoform X2, which gives rise to MAPAAESGVYIIDPDGKGKLTPFKVTCNMTEKNGVGVTIISHDSESKTHVQGCEPAGCYSRDINYTGASLSELAILTSISSHCEQFIKYECHGSMIFHHQIRNIGWWVSRDSEKMTHWGGASGNDKCACGMTNSCADSRFGCNCDKNDEVWREDSGLLTDKTELPVKQLRFGDTGDTGEHGYHTLGKFKCYGIA